GAGCCCGACCGGTCCGCCCGGTGCCGGTTCGAGCAGCTGCTGATGCTGATCCACTTGGACGGCGGCCGGTTCGGGGCGGCCGAGGAGGCGGCCTGCGCCGCGCTCGACCATGCCCGCGGCGTCGGCGACGCGTACGAGGAGGACCGGCTGCTGGTGGCGCTGTGCGAGATCCGGCAGTGGTCGCCGAGTCCGATGGCGCAGAAGCTCGCGGGATGCGCGGAGCTGCTGGAGCGGTTCGCCGCCGACCGGTTCCTGGCCCTGCCCGCGCTGGCCGCCCGCGCGCGCTGCCTGGCGCTGACCGGGGACCGCAGCGGTGCGCGTTCGGCGCTGACCGAGGCCGAGTCCGTCGTCGTACAGCTCCGGCTGACCCTGGGGCGGGTCCTGGTGGACCAGGTGGCCGCGCTGGCCGCGTCGCTGGACGGTGAGCACGCGGAGGCGGAGCGGCGCTTCGGCCGCGCGGCGGACGCTCTCGAACAGGCCGGCTACGTCCCGGTCGCGCTGACCATGCGGGTGCAGGCGGCCCGCGAGTGCGCCCGCCGGGACCGGCCGGACGAGGCGGCCCGCCGGATCGCGGACCTGCTCGTGCGGCGCGAGGAGATGGACGTCCGGGGGCGGATCCTGTGCCTGACGGCGGCCGTGCTGGGCGCCGCTGCGCAGGGCCGCGCCGAGCCGATGCGTGCCGAGGTGCTGCGGCTGCTCCGGAACCTCGACGACCCGTGCCTGCGGGGCGAGGTCTGCTTCGACCTGGCCCGGGCCCACCGGTGCCTGGGCGAGGGGGCCGAGGCCCGCACCATGGCCGGGCTGGCCGCCGAGAGCTACGCGGCCGTCGGCGCGGTGAAGCCGCTGGAGGCGGTACGGGCATGGATCTGAACGGCGCGCCCTGGCGGCGCGAGCGGCGGCCGCACGCGTCGGGGATGCCCGCGTGGAGCATGCCGGCCGGCGGGGACCCCGGCGAGACCCTGCCGACGGCCCTGTTCGAGGGGATCGGCCCCCGCTGGGCGTGGGAGGGCGCCGACGGCGAGGGCGTACGGGTCTGCGTGCTCGACAGCGGTGTCCAGGCCGGGCATCCGCTGGTCGGCACGGTCGAGCGGGCCTGGCAGGTGGTGAGCGCCGAGGGCCGGGCTCCGCGCGTGGAGGAGTGCGAGCCGCTCGACAGCGCCGGGCACGGGACCGCCTGCGCGGGGATCATCCGCTCCATCGCGCCCCGGGTGTCGCTCAGTTCGCTCAAGGTGCTCGGCGACGGGAGGGCCGGCAGCGCCTCCGCGCTGATCGCCGGGCTCGCCTTCGCGATCGAGGAGGGGTTCGACGTCATCAGCATGAGCCTGTCGACGACCAGGGTCGAATTCCGCGACCGGTTGGGCGAGTTGTGCGACCGGGCCTACTTCCGCCGTACCGCGGTCGTGGCTGCCGCGCACAATCTGCCCATCGAGAGCTTCCCTTGGAACTTCGCCTCGGTGATTTCCGTCGCCAGCCATGCCGAGCCGGACGGCATGCGCTTCTACTACAACGCCGCTCCCCCGGTCGAGTTCCGGGCCCGGGGGGTGCGCGTACCGGTGGCGAGCCTGGGCGGCGGCACGGTCCGCAACACCGGCAACAGCTTCGCGGCGCCGCACATGGCCGGGATCGCCGCTCTCGTCCTGAGCAAGCACCCGTGGCTCACGCCGTTCCAGCTCAAGAGCGTCCTGTACCACTGCGCGGCGAACGTATCGATCCCCGACGTTCCGGTCCGAGGAGAAGGAGGCGGAGAAGAATGAAACCCTGGCCACACGATCTGATGGCCACCGAACGTCAGCTCCTGCAGTCTGTCGTCACGGTGGCCCGCTACATCTACGGGGCCGCCGCGTCCTCGGTCTTCATGGTGAGCCCCGACACCGGTGAGCTGATCTTCGCGGCGGTGGCCGGCGAGGGCGAACAGGGCCTGGTCGGCAGGCGGTTCGAGCCCGGCACCGGCATCGCCGGCTGGGTGGCGGCCAGCGGGCAGCCGCTGATCACGGACGACGTGGGCGCGACCGACCGGTTCGCCCGCGACGCCGCGGCGTCCACCGGATACGTTCCCGCGAGCATCATGGCCGCCCCGCTGATCGCGGACGGGGAGTGCATCGGCGTGATCGAGGTGCTGGACCGCCACGTCCACGATGCGAACGCCCCGGGCCGGGAACTCGACGACATCGAGCTGCTGGGCCTGCTCGCCACGCAGGCCGCCCTGAGCCTCGCGCTGCTGCGCCGCAGCGAGCAGGCCGCGGACGCGG
This genomic interval from Streptomyces sp. NBC_00193 contains the following:
- a CDS encoding S8 family serine peptidase, with protein sequence MDLNGAPWRRERRPHASGMPAWSMPAGGDPGETLPTALFEGIGPRWAWEGADGEGVRVCVLDSGVQAGHPLVGTVERAWQVVSAEGRAPRVEECEPLDSAGHGTACAGIIRSIAPRVSLSSLKVLGDGRAGSASALIAGLAFAIEEGFDVISMSLSTTRVEFRDRLGELCDRAYFRRTAVVAAAHNLPIESFPWNFASVISVASHAEPDGMRFYYNAAPPVEFRARGVRVPVASLGGGTVRNTGNSFAAPHMAGIAALVLSKHPWLTPFQLKSVLYHCAANVSIPDVPVRGEGGGEE
- a CDS encoding GAF domain-containing protein, which translates into the protein MKPWPHDLMATERQLLQSVVTVARYIYGAAASSVFMVSPDTGELIFAAVAGEGEQGLVGRRFEPGTGIAGWVAASGQPLITDDVGATDRFARDAAASTGYVPASIMAAPLIADGECIGVIEVLDRHVHDANAPGRELDDIELLGLLATQAALSLALLRRSEQAADAAPRMGELLARLSQHAVMDASDPLAVSLLTLSLDLLDRGSHPGSKVV